Proteins from a genomic interval of Diprion similis isolate iyDipSimi1 chromosome 10, iyDipSimi1.1, whole genome shotgun sequence:
- the LOC124411693 gene encoding uncharacterized protein LOC124411693 isoform X1 produces MPQGGVHWQGTQRRACAPGAHWNVQVVRGKVTTRCLWHACKALGIGLLLMLLGACMATIGYYADQLSMAQEIRGNLTVRVKNESRGFHLNNLSYAGPIVMGVGGFIVVAACVMTFEARDSAAKVVPARFRFNQNTPCKSNKQRSRRSTSCQTTRWDHQLGLFRVHRSPSPSTHEVSRKQLTAELMQFSKNLEEKNNPQPIKKSPSAPNLAVKNSPRKKPSRYTGCALLNAELLKRHAMSVDNAAYNPQMSKESLEYKTSESQVSMAMDLHMPNKGGPVTLKIKDRSDTAQRHQLLRQTRIDDDDLQMELRKGAAGGHAGKYQSFAKYPDDFVSRKRNSVDLRVLEELEFRRSPKDFRKISSPNFLKMSLDRVGGEVRKTERTPVGYRKASLDCRKSPDIRKKDYRKCSMDKCTADHLSSGTLEVEFRPRSDTGELPFRRHRHGRQLYHSRSDDNRRRSFDKHRSDSQCSRFSLNTQNQPAPDVLAAYELKYFATNASFDTDGSRGDVSDDSHTVDIEGNGLPVDGPNETDALLEEPELENLTEVDVETSGDDIDAPDEEGDTTLDSKADKQGDGNA; encoded by the exons ATGCCCCAAGGAGGAGTTCATTGGCAGGGAACCCAAAGAAGAGCCTGCGCTCCGGGGGCGCATTGGAACGTACAG GTCGTTAGAGGAAAAGTAACGACGCGCTGCTTATGGCACGCTTGCAAAGCTCTCGGCATCGGACTTTTGCTGATGCTTTTGGGTGCCTGCATGGCCACGATCG GTTATTACGCTGATCAGCTCTCAATGGCGCAAGAAATTCGAGGCAACTTGACGGTCCGGGTGAAAAATGAGTCTCGAGGCTTTCATTTAAACAATCTGAGCTACGCTGGACCGATCGTAATGGGAGTCGGAG gtttCATCGTCGTGGCGGCCTGCGTGATGACATTCGAGGCACGAGACAGCGCGGCGAAAGTGGTGCCGGCTCGTTTTCGTTTCAACCAGAACACGCCGTGCAAGAGCAACAAGCAGCGAAGTCGAAGGTCAACGTCGTGTCAAACAACGCGGTGGGACCACCAGCTGGGTCTGTTCCGCGTGCACAGAAGCCCGAGTCCGTCGACGCACGAGGTCTCGAGAAAGCAGTTAACGGCAGAGCTGATGCAGTTCTCGAAGAACTTGGAGGAGAAGAACAACCCTCAGCCGATAAAGAAGAGCCCGAGCGCCCCGAATCTTGCGGTAAAAAACTCGCCGCGCAAGAAGCCCAGTCGGTACACGGGCTGCGCGCTGCTGAACGCCGAGCTACTCAAGCGGCACGCGATGTCGGTCGATAACGCGGCTTACAATCCGCAGATGAGCAAGGAGAGCCTCGAGTACAAGACATCTGAGAGCCAGGTATCGATGGCGATGGATCTCCACATGCCGAACAAGGGAGGCCCAGTTACTCTGAAGATAAAAGACCGGTCGGACACTGCTCAGCGCCATCAGCTGCTCAGACAAACGAggatcgacgacgacgacttgCAGATGGAGCTGCGCAAAGGGGCGGCCGGCGGGCACGCGGGGAAGTACCAGAGCTTCGCGAAGTACCCGGACGACTTTGTTTCTCGGAAGCGGAACTCCGTCGACCTCCGGGTGCTGGAGGAGCTTGAGTTCCGGCGAAGCCCGAAGGATTTCAGGAAGATCTCGTCACCGAATTTCCTAAAAATGTCGCTAGATCGGGTCGGTGGCGAGGTGAGAAAGACCGAGAGAACTCCGGTTGGGTACAGAAAGGCAAGCTTGGACTGCCGGAAGTCTCCCGACATACGGAAGAAGGACTATCGGAAGTGCTCGATGGATAAGTGTACCGCCGATCACTTGTCCAGCGGAACATTGGAGGTGGAATTTCGCCCGCGGTCCGACACCGGGGAATTACCATTCAGGCGTCATCGGCATGGTCGGCAGCTTTATCACTCTAGGTCGGACGATAACAGACGGAGGTCCTTCGACAAGCACAGGAGCGACTCGCAGTGCAGCAGGTTTTCTTTGAATACCCAGAACCAACCTGCTCCAGACGTACTCGCCGCTTATGAGCTGAAATACTTTGCTACTAACGCCTCTTTCGACACGGACGGGAGTCGCGGTGACGTTTCGGACGACAGTCACACCGTAGATATTGAGGGAAATGGACTTCCGGTTGATGGACCGAACGAGACTGACGCTTTGCTAGAGGAACCGGAACTCGAAAATTTGACCGAAGTGGACGTTGAAACTTCCGGTGATGACATTGATGCCCCCGATGAGGAAGGTGATACTACCTTGGATTCGAAAGCGGATAAACAAGGAGACG GAAATGCGTAG
- the LOC124411693 gene encoding uncharacterized protein LOC124411693 isoform X2 — translation MAQEIRGNLTVRVKNESRGFHLNNLSYAGPIVMGVGGFIVVAACVMTFEARDSAAKVVPARFRFNQNTPCKSNKQRSRRSTSCQTTRWDHQLGLFRVHRSPSPSTHEVSRKQLTAELMQFSKNLEEKNNPQPIKKSPSAPNLAVKNSPRKKPSRYTGCALLNAELLKRHAMSVDNAAYNPQMSKESLEYKTSESQVSMAMDLHMPNKGGPVTLKIKDRSDTAQRHQLLRQTRIDDDDLQMELRKGAAGGHAGKYQSFAKYPDDFVSRKRNSVDLRVLEELEFRRSPKDFRKISSPNFLKMSLDRVGGEVRKTERTPVGYRKASLDCRKSPDIRKKDYRKCSMDKCTADHLSSGTLEVEFRPRSDTGELPFRRHRHGRQLYHSRSDDNRRRSFDKHRSDSQCSRFSLNTQNQPAPDVLAAYELKYFATNASFDTDGSRGDVSDDSHTVDIEGNGLPVDGPNETDALLEEPELENLTEVDVETSGDDIDAPDEEGDTTLDSKADKQGDGNA, via the exons ATGGCGCAAGAAATTCGAGGCAACTTGACGGTCCGGGTGAAAAATGAGTCTCGAGGCTTTCATTTAAACAATCTGAGCTACGCTGGACCGATCGTAATGGGAGTCGGAG gtttCATCGTCGTGGCGGCCTGCGTGATGACATTCGAGGCACGAGACAGCGCGGCGAAAGTGGTGCCGGCTCGTTTTCGTTTCAACCAGAACACGCCGTGCAAGAGCAACAAGCAGCGAAGTCGAAGGTCAACGTCGTGTCAAACAACGCGGTGGGACCACCAGCTGGGTCTGTTCCGCGTGCACAGAAGCCCGAGTCCGTCGACGCACGAGGTCTCGAGAAAGCAGTTAACGGCAGAGCTGATGCAGTTCTCGAAGAACTTGGAGGAGAAGAACAACCCTCAGCCGATAAAGAAGAGCCCGAGCGCCCCGAATCTTGCGGTAAAAAACTCGCCGCGCAAGAAGCCCAGTCGGTACACGGGCTGCGCGCTGCTGAACGCCGAGCTACTCAAGCGGCACGCGATGTCGGTCGATAACGCGGCTTACAATCCGCAGATGAGCAAGGAGAGCCTCGAGTACAAGACATCTGAGAGCCAGGTATCGATGGCGATGGATCTCCACATGCCGAACAAGGGAGGCCCAGTTACTCTGAAGATAAAAGACCGGTCGGACACTGCTCAGCGCCATCAGCTGCTCAGACAAACGAggatcgacgacgacgacttgCAGATGGAGCTGCGCAAAGGGGCGGCCGGCGGGCACGCGGGGAAGTACCAGAGCTTCGCGAAGTACCCGGACGACTTTGTTTCTCGGAAGCGGAACTCCGTCGACCTCCGGGTGCTGGAGGAGCTTGAGTTCCGGCGAAGCCCGAAGGATTTCAGGAAGATCTCGTCACCGAATTTCCTAAAAATGTCGCTAGATCGGGTCGGTGGCGAGGTGAGAAAGACCGAGAGAACTCCGGTTGGGTACAGAAAGGCAAGCTTGGACTGCCGGAAGTCTCCCGACATACGGAAGAAGGACTATCGGAAGTGCTCGATGGATAAGTGTACCGCCGATCACTTGTCCAGCGGAACATTGGAGGTGGAATTTCGCCCGCGGTCCGACACCGGGGAATTACCATTCAGGCGTCATCGGCATGGTCGGCAGCTTTATCACTCTAGGTCGGACGATAACAGACGGAGGTCCTTCGACAAGCACAGGAGCGACTCGCAGTGCAGCAGGTTTTCTTTGAATACCCAGAACCAACCTGCTCCAGACGTACTCGCCGCTTATGAGCTGAAATACTTTGCTACTAACGCCTCTTTCGACACGGACGGGAGTCGCGGTGACGTTTCGGACGACAGTCACACCGTAGATATTGAGGGAAATGGACTTCCGGTTGATGGACCGAACGAGACTGACGCTTTGCTAGAGGAACCGGAACTCGAAAATTTGACCGAAGTGGACGTTGAAACTTCCGGTGATGACATTGATGCCCCCGATGAGGAAGGTGATACTACCTTGGATTCGAAAGCGGATAAACAAGGAGACG GAAATGCGTAG